One genomic region from Natrinema caseinilyticum encodes:
- a CDS encoding DUF7331 family protein yields the protein MIDVSTHVNDDATDRREPSSEPEGTATIESYETENGVVFYDAQNPLAWMETSRTLTLEELA from the coding sequence GTGATCGATGTGTCCACCCATGTGAACGATGACGCGACGGATCGGCGCGAACCGAGTAGCGAACCCGAGGGTACCGCAACGATCGAATCCTACGAGACCGAAAACGGCGTCGTCTTCTACGATGCCCAGAACCCGCTCGCGTGGATGGAGACCTCCCGAACCCTCACGCTCGAGGAACTCGCCTGA
- a CDS encoding DUF7322 domain-containing protein: MVFDSTDDESADRDPDPEGTVRDPGEQYRNPEEKFMDPDHDSLTIPQIGVEEPDADTATDSLSIPSVTTPETDAPDDVLETFWVLVVVLNGAILALSLGALFLLFEGDTTRGGSLLAIGLVTTGFSAHRYRQFRRAVSEPTEPADTADSTDATGSGDDRTESDETLNTGAPDDTDTTSTDDSGKS; the protein is encoded by the coding sequence GTGGTATTCGACTCGACCGACGACGAGTCCGCAGACCGGGATCCGGACCCGGAGGGAACGGTCAGGGATCCGGGTGAGCAATACCGAAACCCCGAGGAGAAGTTCATGGATCCCGACCACGATTCCCTGACGATTCCCCAGATCGGGGTCGAAGAACCCGATGCAGATACCGCGACGGATTCGCTCTCGATCCCCTCGGTGACCACGCCCGAAACCGACGCCCCGGACGACGTCCTCGAGACGTTCTGGGTTCTCGTGGTCGTCCTCAACGGTGCGATTCTGGCCCTCTCGCTCGGTGCCCTCTTTTTGCTCTTCGAAGGGGACACGACCAGAGGTGGCTCTCTGCTCGCCATCGGGCTCGTCACCACGGGGTTTTCCGCTCACCGATACAGGCAGTTCCGGCGTGCCGTATCCGAGCCGACGGAACCGGCGGATACGGCAGACTCGACGGACGCGACCGGTTCGGGGGACGACCGAACCGAATCGGACGAAACGTTGAATACCGGTGCACCCGACGACACCGATACGACATCGACCGACGATTCAGGGAAATCATGA
- a CDS encoding DUF7346 family protein, producing the protein MKSVQDNTGKRYLLLKHSTDASLVRDPATGNECYIQNDRLEAVDEESPLETAARSVDEPVVTLLTNVHDTQTLGLLIELAERGPLDVRTLLDAYDLCESDLHGRLTVLTAAGLLEETQVASGRGYRITEECATALEAIRNGSTHERSE; encoded by the coding sequence ATGAAATCCGTCCAGGATAACACCGGGAAGCGGTATCTCCTTCTCAAGCACTCCACGGACGCGAGTCTCGTCCGCGATCCCGCAACCGGAAACGAATGTTACATCCAGAACGACCGCCTCGAAGCGGTCGACGAGGAATCGCCCCTCGAGACGGCCGCTCGGAGCGTCGACGAACCGGTTGTAACCCTCCTGACGAACGTTCACGACACGCAAACGCTCGGTCTCTTGATCGAACTCGCAGAACGGGGTCCCCTCGACGTCCGCACGCTACTCGACGCGTACGATCTCTGCGAGAGCGACCTGCACGGGCGCCTGACCGTTCTCACAGCGGCGGGGTTGCTCGAGGAAACACAGGTCGCCAGCGGACGCGGCTATCGGATCACCGAGGAGTGTGCCACCGCACTCGAGGCGATTCGAAACGGATCCACTCACGAACGAAGCGAGTGA
- the rad50 gene encoding DNA double-strand break repair ATPase Rad50 yields MRVDRVRLLKFKCYGDADLSLEHGVTVVHGVNGSGKSTLLEAVFFALYGSKALADRTLDDVITTGEEEAEVELWFTHDGAEYRVERRLKLRGDRATTTKCVLETPTGTIEGARDVRREVTHLLRMDAEAFVNCAYVRQGEVNKLIHASPSDRQDMIDDLLQLGALEEYRERGSEARLGVKTVLDGQREVLVDVRKQVEQKEKKDLHERLNGLESRRSDLADEIEHYETQREQAQKTLETAQTVLDRHEETREEIVSLAEEIDDIRSKIGETERKREEATDDIREIRERRDELATERVDLLEDVDLETADPDRETVRRRIDDLEARDEDLRDDLEDVRVTITEGTNEIERLREEADDLESQVTEAREEADSLDDRIEADEETIAEREDRLDDLETQIETARATFDDSPIDFGEAESTLEALEAEREKLVSETNDVTADIRAAKTAIEEGERLLEEGKCPECGQPVQDSPHVDVIDDRREELADLEERRDDLEADRDDLADRIERAEKLRDAERRVDRLEENRNNIEQLLAEKRESLADRRDQRAQLREDAAEYEAEAEAKRSEADDREEDVAEARAALGEINTERGELKDALASLRRVSEIADERATLESEIETLRERRQDWETMNDERREQLSAKRDRKRDLESEFDEDRVETARADKTNAENYIEQVDEKLDDLAEKRTEVQNAIGAVERELEELEERRERLEAVEERCDRLEALYDEAETLQTTYGELRAELRQRNVETLERLLNETFELVYQNDSYASIDLDGDYRLTVYQKDGEALEPEQLSGGERALFNLSLRCAIYRLLAEGVEGTAPMPPLILDEPTVFLDAGHVTQLVSLVESMRDLGVEQIVVVSHDEELVGAADSLVRVEKDATSNRSRLERGQPPEVELLASN; encoded by the coding sequence GTGAGAGTCGACCGTGTCCGGCTTCTGAAATTTAAGTGCTACGGCGACGCCGACCTCTCGCTCGAGCACGGCGTCACCGTCGTCCACGGCGTCAACGGAAGCGGGAAGTCGACGCTGCTCGAAGCGGTCTTCTTCGCGCTCTACGGTTCGAAGGCGCTTGCCGACCGAACCCTCGACGACGTCATCACGACCGGCGAGGAAGAAGCCGAGGTCGAACTCTGGTTCACCCACGACGGCGCCGAGTATCGGGTCGAACGGCGTCTGAAACTGCGCGGCGACCGTGCTACCACCACGAAATGCGTCCTCGAAACGCCGACCGGAACGATCGAGGGCGCCCGCGACGTCCGTCGCGAGGTGACCCACCTCCTGCGGATGGACGCCGAAGCCTTCGTCAACTGCGCGTACGTTCGCCAGGGAGAGGTCAACAAGCTCATTCACGCCTCGCCGAGCGACCGACAGGACATGATCGACGACCTCCTCCAGCTCGGCGCACTCGAGGAGTACCGCGAGCGGGGCAGCGAGGCTCGACTCGGCGTCAAGACAGTCCTCGACGGCCAGCGTGAAGTCCTCGTTGACGTCCGCAAACAGGTCGAACAGAAGGAGAAAAAAGACCTCCACGAGCGCCTGAACGGGCTCGAATCCCGGCGGTCCGATCTCGCGGACGAGATCGAGCATTACGAAACCCAGCGCGAACAGGCCCAGAAAACGCTCGAGACGGCACAAACGGTCCTCGATCGCCACGAGGAGACCCGCGAAGAGATCGTGTCACTCGCCGAAGAGATCGACGACATCAGGTCGAAGATCGGCGAGACCGAACGCAAACGCGAGGAAGCGACCGACGACATCCGCGAAATCCGGGAGCGCCGCGACGAACTCGCGACCGAACGCGTCGACCTCCTCGAGGACGTCGACCTCGAGACGGCCGATCCAGATCGGGAAACGGTCCGACGGCGTATCGACGATCTCGAGGCACGCGACGAGGATCTTCGGGACGACCTCGAAGACGTTCGCGTGACGATCACCGAGGGGACAAACGAGATCGAACGGCTCCGCGAGGAGGCCGACGACCTCGAGTCACAGGTAACGGAGGCTCGCGAGGAGGCCGACAGCCTCGACGACCGAATAGAAGCCGACGAAGAGACGATCGCGGAACGCGAAGACCGTCTCGACGACCTCGAGACGCAGATCGAAACCGCGCGAGCGACGTTCGACGACTCGCCGATCGACTTCGGGGAGGCCGAATCCACGCTCGAAGCCCTCGAGGCCGAACGGGAGAAACTGGTCTCCGAGACCAACGACGTCACCGCCGACATCAGAGCCGCAAAGACGGCGATCGAGGAGGGCGAACGGCTGCTCGAGGAGGGAAAATGCCCAGAGTGCGGGCAACCGGTCCAGGACTCGCCCCACGTGGACGTCATAGACGACCGACGGGAGGAACTCGCCGATCTCGAGGAGCGACGAGACGACCTCGAGGCCGACCGCGACGATCTCGCCGACCGGATCGAACGGGCCGAGAAACTGCGGGACGCTGAACGGCGTGTCGATCGCCTCGAGGAGAACCGGAACAACATCGAGCAGTTGCTCGCGGAGAAACGCGAATCGCTGGCCGACCGCCGCGATCAGCGAGCACAGCTCCGAGAGGACGCCGCGGAGTACGAGGCCGAAGCCGAGGCGAAGCGATCCGAAGCGGACGACCGCGAGGAAGACGTGGCCGAGGCGAGAGCCGCGCTCGGCGAGATCAACACCGAGCGCGGGGAACTCAAGGACGCGCTCGCATCGCTTCGCCGCGTGTCGGAAATCGCCGACGAGCGCGCGACGCTCGAGAGCGAAATCGAAACCTTGCGCGAACGACGGCAGGACTGGGAGACGATGAACGACGAACGCCGGGAACAGCTCTCGGCAAAGCGCGACAGAAAGCGGGACCTCGAATCGGAGTTCGACGAAGACCGGGTCGAAACCGCTCGCGCTGACAAGACAAACGCCGAGAACTACATCGAGCAGGTCGACGAGAAACTCGACGACCTCGCGGAGAAGCGAACCGAGGTCCAGAACGCGATCGGGGCCGTCGAGCGGGAACTCGAGGAACTCGAGGAACGCCGCGAGCGTCTCGAAGCCGTCGAGGAGCGGTGCGACCGACTCGAGGCGCTGTACGACGAGGCCGAGACGCTGCAGACGACCTACGGCGAACTGCGGGCCGAACTCCGCCAGCGGAACGTCGAGACGCTCGAGCGGCTGCTCAACGAAACCTTCGAGCTGGTCTACCAGAACGACTCCTACGCGTCGATCGACCTCGACGGTGACTATCGGCTGACCGTCTATCAGAAAGACGGCGAAGCGCTCGAGCCCGAACAATTGTCGGGCGGTGAACGCGCGCTGTTCAACCTCAGCCTGCGGTGTGCGATCTATCGACTGCTCGCGGAGGGCGTCGAGGGAACCGCGCCGATGCCGCCGCTGATCCTCGACGAGCCGACGGTGTTTCTCGACGCCGGTCACGTGACGCAACTCGTCTCGCTCGTCGAATCGATGCGCGATCTGGGCGTCGAACAGATCGTCGTCGTCAGTCACGACGAGGAACTCGTCGGCGCGGCCGACTCGCTCGTCCGCGTCGAGAAGGACGCGACGTCGAATCGCTCCCGACTCGAGCGCGGCCAGCCGCCCGAAGTGGAGCTGTTGGCGTCGAACTAG
- the mre11 gene encoding DNA double-strand break repair protein Mre11 has translation MTRVIHTGDTHIGYQQYNSPERRRDFLEAFRNVVQDAVSDDVDAVVHAGDLFHDRRPSLVDLQGTVDVLRTLADADIPFLAVVGNHESKRDAQWLDLFADLGLATRLGADPVVVDDVAFYGLDFVPRSRRGDLEYEFASMPDEADCATLVSHGLFEPFAHADWETETVLRESTVDFDAVLLGDNHAPDTAEVLDTWVTYCGSTERASASEREDRGYNLVDVENGTVAIRRRGLTATREFVFVDVELAAGEGIDRVQERVRQHDLTDAVVIVTVEGDGRPVTPAAVEELAVDRGALVARVNDRRELPDEDEAVSVSFADPDDAVRKRVRELGLSDAALEIDETVRNDDLADANVRESVERRVRELLEEDRSAFEPAPDREPSDEDVTTVADEIADGPESAADPTASADAVTDENVGDDIETDTADSAMDTETADTATDAETADDSSDGETASLGDFA, from the coding sequence ATGACGCGGGTAATCCACACGGGCGATACCCACATCGGGTACCAGCAGTACAACTCGCCCGAGCGACGACGGGACTTCCTCGAGGCATTTCGCAACGTCGTCCAGGACGCGGTCTCGGACGACGTCGACGCGGTGGTCCACGCCGGCGACCTCTTTCACGACCGCCGACCGAGTCTCGTCGACCTCCAGGGAACCGTCGACGTCCTTCGAACGCTTGCCGACGCCGATATTCCGTTTCTCGCCGTGGTCGGCAATCACGAGTCGAAACGTGACGCCCAGTGGCTCGATCTCTTCGCGGATCTCGGACTGGCGACACGCCTCGGCGCCGACCCGGTCGTCGTCGACGACGTGGCGTTCTACGGACTCGACTTCGTCCCACGCTCGCGACGCGGGGACCTCGAGTACGAGTTCGCGTCGATGCCCGACGAGGCCGACTGCGCCACGCTGGTCAGTCACGGCCTCTTCGAACCCTTTGCGCACGCGGATTGGGAGACGGAAACCGTCCTCCGCGAGTCGACGGTCGATTTCGACGCCGTCCTGCTGGGGGACAACCACGCGCCCGACACCGCCGAGGTCCTCGATACGTGGGTCACCTACTGCGGTTCGACCGAGCGCGCGAGCGCGAGCGAACGCGAGGATCGAGGCTACAACCTCGTGGACGTTGAAAACGGGACGGTCGCGATCCGCCGTCGCGGGCTCACCGCGACCCGGGAGTTCGTCTTCGTCGACGTCGAGTTAGCAGCCGGCGAAGGGATCGACCGCGTACAGGAACGCGTTCGTCAACACGACCTCACGGATGCAGTCGTCATCGTCACCGTCGAAGGGGACGGCCGACCGGTCACCCCCGCAGCGGTCGAGGAACTCGCGGTCGACCGCGGTGCGCTCGTCGCTCGCGTCAACGACCGGCGGGAACTCCCCGACGAGGACGAGGCCGTGTCGGTCAGTTTCGCCGACCCCGACGACGCGGTCCGCAAGCGCGTCCGTGAACTCGGGCTCAGCGACGCCGCACTCGAGATAGACGAAACGGTCCGAAACGACGACCTCGCGGACGCGAACGTCCGTGAATCGGTCGAACGTCGAGTTCGCGAATTGCTCGAGGAGGACCGGTCGGCCTTCGAACCCGCTCCCGATCGCGAGCCGAGCGACGAGGACGTGACGACGGTCGCCGATGAGATCGCCGACGGACCCGAGTCCGCGGCCGACCCGACTGCGTCGGCCGATGCGGTGACCGACGAGAACGTGGGTGACGATATCGAAACCGACACCGCTGACTCGGCTATGGACACCGAAACCGCCGACACGGCTACGGACGCCGAAACCGCCGACGATTCGTCCGACGGCGAGACCGCGTCGCTGGGTGATTTCGCGTGA